CTCCCTCTCTGACCTGGACCGGACCGGAGGGCCGGAGTCGTCCTTGGAGCCGCCCCTGAGCCCCGCCCCCGAGGCACTGAGGGTGATTTCGGAGCGCGACGTCTCCGAGGGGGCGGCGGGGTCGGGCCGGGCCAGCGGGGCGAAGCTCAGCTCGATGATCTGCTTGGCGCTCTCGCAGATCTGACTctggacacacagacatgctgATCAGTCGGTCGGCAGCAGACTTTAGTTTATTAAACTAGAAACAGCGACGAAGGAAAGGTTCGTATGTTCTTAAACATACACCAGGGTTCACAGGGATCGGGGGCCACCAGGGTTCACAGGGATCGGGGGGCCACCAGGGTTCACAGGGATCGGGGGGGCCACCAGGGTTCACAGGGATCGGGGGCCACCAGGGTTCACAGGGATCGGGGGCCACCAGGGTTCACAGGGATCGGGGGGCCACCAGGGTTCACAGGGATCGGGGGCCACCAGGGTTCACAGGGATCGGGGGGCCACCAGGGTTCAGGTAGAGGTTTAACAGGACAAACTAACTCTGGTATCTGATAACGTGGTGAAAGTCACGGTGACGTGTGACGTCCTTGTTTTCTatcttgtttattgtttttgtttctttctgctttGCACTAGTAAACGTACAACTTACACTACATAATATACGTAGTTGTATTTACACATGTATCGACCCCACAGCAAAAAGAAGTttaaagaaaaggagaaacGCTCCTACCTGGATCTCCGGCGTGAGCGTCGGCAGGTCGAAGGTGAACACAGACGTGGATCCGGAGGTCAGCAGGTCCACGCTGTCCAGGCTGCTGTACGAGGTGCCTTTGGCCCGGTGAGACTCCATGATGCTCTCAAAGTGGCGGCTGAAGGAGTCCAGGTTGCTGTCGGAGGGCCGGCGGGGGCTGCCAACGGAGACCGGAGACTTGAGTCCGCCGTGGACGTCAGATGACGCCTGCAACGGCCTGAAAAGgaagcaaaaataaaacttcTTTAACCAACACGTCTTCAGTCTCCCGTAAGAGAGTCACGGTGCGATCCGTTGGAACTGGGAAGTCAGAATTTCTTAGATCCCAGTCGGAAATTTCAACTCAAACACCCCCTGAAATCAGATTTCCAAATCAGAAAGTTGGAAAAACCTCACCAAACCTGACCTCAAAATCCAAGATGGCTACTCCGCGTATCAAACCCCCATAGAACAAGAACGTGCAGAAACATGTTGATGGTTTGAGTCTGTTTGGTTTAGTTGTTTGTTTCCAGGGGAACTGTACAAATATGACCCTAACCCCCCTAACTCCCCTAACCCTTCTACCCTTCTACCCCCCTAACACCCCTAACCCCCCTAACCCTTCTACCCTCCTAACACCCCTAATCCTTCTACCCTTCTACCCTCCTGATACCCCTAACCCTTCTACCCTTCTACCCCCCTAACACCCCTAACCCCCCTAACCCTTCTACCCTCCTAACACCCCTAATCCTTCTACCCTCCTGAtacccctaaccccctaacccttcTACCCTCCTGATACCCCTAACCCCCCTAACCCTTCTACCCTCCTAACACCCCTAATCCTTCTACCCTCCTGATACCCCTAACCCCCCTAACCCTTCTACCCTCCTAACACCCCTAATCCTTCTACCCTCCTACCCTCCTGATACCCCTAACCCTTCTACCCTTCTACCCCCCTAACACCCCTAACCCCCCTAACCCTTCTACCCTCCTAACACCCCTAATCCTTCTACCCTCCTGATACCCCTAACCCCCCTAACCCTTCTACCCTCCTGATACCCCTAACCCCCCTAACCCTTCTACCCTCCTAACACCCCTAATCCTTCTACCCTCCTGATACCCCTAACCCCCCTAACCCTTCTACCCTCCTAACACCCCTAACCCTTCTACCCTTCTACCCTCCTAACACCCCTAACCCCCCTAACCCTTCTACCCTCCTAACACCCCTAACCCCCCTAACACCCCTAACCCTTCTACCCTTCTACCCCCCTAACACCCCTAACCCTTCTACCCTCCTAACCCCCCTAACACCCCTAACCCTTCTACCCTCCTAACCCCCCTAACACCCCTAACCCTTCTACCCCCCTAACCCTTCTACCCTCCTATCCTCCTGATACCCCTAACCCTTCTACCCTCCTACCCTCCTAACACCCCTAACCCCCCTAACCCTTCTATCCCCCTAACTCCCCTAACCCTTCTACCCTCCTAACCCCCCTAACACCCCTAACCCTTCTACCCCCCTAACCCTTCTACCCTCCTATCCTCCTGATACCCCTAACCCTTCTACCCTCCTAACACCCCTAACCCCCCTAACCCTTCTACCCTCCTACCCTCCTAACACCCCTAACCCCCCTAACCCTTCTACCCTCCTAACACCCCTAACCCCCCTAACCCTTCTACCCTCCTAACACCCCTAACCCCCCTAACACCCCTAACTCTTCTACCCTTCTACCCCCCTAACCCCCCTAACCCTTCTACCCTCCTACCCTCCTGATACCCCTAACCCTTCTACCCTCCTAACACCCCTAACCCCCCTAACCCTTCTACCCTCCTACCCTCCTAACACCCCTAACCCCCCTAACACCCCTAACTCCTCTACCCTCCTACCCCCCTCTACCCCCCTAAACCTCCTACCCCCCTCtacccccctaaccctaaaactGAATCAGTCTAATTGTTGGATTGAAGTTCAGTGTTTTCTCACCCCTTCAGCAGCAGACTGaacacctcttcctcctctgtagtggctctctgtctctgtctgtctccctgcaTCCGGACACTGGCCCAGCTCAccactccttcctcctcctcctcctcctcttcctgctgatcctcctcctcctccttctcttcctttccTCGGCCTGAGCGGGGTTTCGGGGAGGCGTTGGCGGGGCTGAAGCTCGAGTTTAACAGCACACTGCGATTACTCCCAAAAGCAGAGTCCGCCTCCGCCTCCTCAGCTGGCTCCGCCTCCGCCCGCATCACCTACACAATAaagatcaatcaataatcatATCTGATCAGCTATAATCTAAAAATCACATCTAATAAATATTCTACAATTCATGCTGTGGAACACTTGCAGCTAGAAACACGTGACCTGCTGGTAAATGTGtgtctttaaattaaaaaaggcaTCTTCAAACTTAATTAacagaaataaattaatatattacatttaatagGACATCCgagtaaatacaaatataaacacaacactTCTCAATGATTTTGAAAAGTTATTCTTcaaatcctttttaaaaaataatttctttactcattaaatttacatttctgACCCTGGACTCTGTTGAAACTTTTAGGAAAGTCACTATTAGTCTAAATGATAGTGTTTGCCACGTGGTGCTGAGCAGGAAGCGttcagcggctttttacagctttttctctgaaaacagctgcctgctgcggcccaaaaagaCGCTTTGAGAGCGTTGAGactgaaccagaacagtaaagttgcagccaaacagataaacaatgagctgaaactcactataaagctccgttCACTAGTTCTGTTACGCTCGCTTATCACACAACACTGTATCAACCTTTCAAAGAAAAAGTATCGATGCAAGATGTTTGAATGTGACCATCCCAAACAAGGCCTCGTTACATCACACTGTTTGCAGAGAGGCGTCGCGCTGGTTTGGATACGAGCCGCTCAGTCTAACATTATatctaaaaacagctgcagacagTTTAAAAGTAATCCGTTTGAACATTATAAActttattgaacaaaataacaataaaaaaagcagTAAGACCACTTATAATCTGTTTCATCTCATCTCAGATTTAATTCAGCCATACAGGTGTaataccaatagtttcccagcAGATGTCGCCGTTTCGATTATCAAAAGCTTAGAAACAGTGTAACTGCTTCAGAAAGCTTTGTTTACTAAACAACAGCTTAGTTTATTTTGTATCCATGAACATGAGGCCAGCAGAGACCGGATCACCTCGTCCAGGTCGGTTTCTCGGTAGCAGCGCAGCGGCACAGCGTCCAGGTCCGTCTCAGAGTATTTGATGGTTCGGCGGATGATGCCTGTTTTGGGGGAGGAGCCTCGGGGTTCAGAGGTCACCAGCTCCACCTCAATCTTCTGGACCTCGTGATGCGACAGCCTCTGACCCTCACCGGCCCACCCcctcctctgattggctggcttcagatggagggaggagggaggggtggggctGGGTGAGGTGCTGGTGGGAGGCGTCGTGGACGGAGCGTCTGCAGGAGGagagtttatgtttatgttcagAGTTACCATTCAAATTGCTTCTGTTTTCAACCCCTATAAACATTAGTAGCAGCATTCAGCCAAGATTCGTTTGTATGCAGACGATACTGGTGTTTATATATTCACTCCTCAATAAGTCTGTGACAGTTTGTAGCtgaagcttgttgtgtgtaacactggcTCTCAGTAACACATTGCTAAAGTTAACCCCATGTTGTGTTGTTGCTATAGTGACCCAAGCTGGGTACAATTTTAACACAGAAACTCCCTccacatatttacatttgtaattTGTTGAGTTTCTGATAAAGTTATTTTACCTCTTAAAATTAACCCTGAATGCGCAAAAATACAACTTTATAACTTTGTCCTGAAATCAAACCACCTCTGTACAATTAATCTCAATAACTAATAACTCCAGATGGGAAGTGATTTTATGTCAACTGAATTTGAAAAAGTACAAATATCTTAGAATTAGAGACGTTCTTGATCtggaaagattttaaagagtCGTATCGTCTAAAATAAACCTGATCAGATGGATCTTTTGTGGTTTGTGTTGCAGCTGCTCTCCTTCACAGCAGCATCTCACTGCAGATCAGAATCAACATCACAGAGCAGAAAAGCTTCAGCTAGCAGCTTCTTGTGTTGAGCCGCTCTGAGCATCACTTTCAGCTTCATCCTGTGAGTCACATGATGACGAAGTGAAACTCGTCTGTAGTcggtttgtgtgtctgtactcAATCAAAGATCCTCTGTGAGGGAAGAATCTCCACTCTGTAACAACACTGTACAACCAGAGTGTTTGTAATTCCAACAGAGTGAGACATCTTCTGTCTAGAGGATCAGGAGTCACATTCTCCACTTCAACTGTCATTCACATCAGATCAATCACTTCAGCTTATCAATCAATAGTTTTACACCAGCACCTTCATCAGCTGAGTGAACAGCAGGGGAGCAGTGATGTGTAGTAGTTCTTATGAGTAGAGTTGCAAACTGTAAGAGCTTTTCTAGGTGATGTTAAGCTTCAGCTAATTGGCTTAGAAGAAGACTGGAAGCTCCGGAAGCTGCTTGTTTACTTCACTGAGTCGACCAATAATACACGAGAAAAGACAGAATGGCCCTTTAACCTGCTGGGAGGAAgatgagacacacacagatcatCAGTGATGCCAGTAAAACACTGATAGTGTCTCCTGTTATTTTGAACTGGGGGATAATCCTGCCTTCTGTTCTGGAACCacagttcccataatgctttggggGATGTAAACAGGAAGAATAACTTTGGACAACATGGATTCAGCGAGTTAGCTGAAGGCTACAACTAGTTTACATTGTGACAAATTATCTCTTAGAGCTGCAACGAACgattattttaattactgattaatctgtcgattattttgTCCATcgatcaattagttgtttggtccataaaatgtcagaaaatggtgaaaaacgtggatcagtgtttcccaaagatgacatcctcaaatgtcttgttttgtccacgaCTCAAAGACATTCAGTCATAGAGCAGTGTTTCCTCTGGTCGACGGCTTTGGCCTCGGTGGGGGTGGAGTGGGGGGGTGATGGGGGGGCAAGACACACATTCCTCAttcctctgttctttgtttctATGTTTAGTGTCATCatgttaggctaacccattgttgctaactgtGGAgcctgcagcatttattaactgacacactatAAGCTGTGCTGttcatttactgacacactgacaacttactgttaaccttttcctctgctcgcattcaccgtcactttcctgCCGCTTGCTCTCTAacttaaccactcactcacttatGCTCTGCCCtgttccttaaaaggagctacgctaactggagtttcccaggcaaccaCACAGATGTTGGCTAACGTTTCAAAACAgtgctgctcagaggctcccgaacgttattgatttctgaattaatggggatttggtgttatttttggtaTTTACAAAGCTTGTTGGCCAGGCGGCCCAGCAGGCCCAGCAGGCCTGTACTgcatagaggactaaagaaaccagaaaatactcacaaTTAACAAGCTGAATcatagaattttttttcttaaaaaatgactcaaaattattaaattatccaaatagttgcagattaattcagtagctgcagctgtaattaaaagtcgtgtgaatcagctgttagcgGCTGCTGTCTGCAGTGTCACATGATGttcagacaactatcactgatTACTGTTACATGATCTGCAGCTTCTTTGTTCTCTGgtttctaagtggatttatgATGTAATATATTGATAATGATATTCTAAGGAAGTGTAATTGACACTGAATGAtatcaatatgtgtttcatatctgtgtgttcagaGTTATGACGTTTGGTGGCTCCGTCTCACGTCTTCAGAGTAAACAGATGATGTTACATGTTAACTGTGGTGTTCAGAGGCTTCTGAAGGCCACTCAggtttctttcctctcctgtatgattgtattttatgtttctgcAATAATAATCAAATCACAGCTGTCACTGAGCATCTTTACCTTTACTGCAGCGACTCTCAGTCGGCTCTCCAAACAGGAAGTCCCACTTGGCTCGAGCGATCTTCTGCGATCTTGAGGATGGATTCGCCGCTGAGCCGCCGTCCGACTGCAGGAGGAAAGAgaacaaaaatagatttttaagaAATCCATGTCGAAGCATCAGAGAAGGTAAAAAGTTCAGAAGAACGttttagtctttattaactcttacagtgtgtgttttcttatgAACGTTAAAActcttttctgtatttttgtgaatgaatgatTGTGAGGATGCCATTAAGTATATCTGGAGATAAATGCTTTGTGATGCAGCAATAAGGGAATAAAATGTTTGATAGTCTATTAGTGTCCATGTCTCTTGTGATGGTTAAATAACCTCTAAATTGGATTCAACCAAATGCTGAAAATTGGGGTGTTTTGATGCAAACTGCACCTTTACAGTCAGATTTTactgaaaaagaagaatttaaatttaatctctTTAAACTTAAAGTCTCCTAGTGCCTTAAGGACACCTGAATATCcaaaaagaaactttaaaatattattatatatagatTATAGGGGAGACTTCGTACTCTTAATTACTAGTTTCCTTTAACAGAGAATGTAACAGAACAGTGTTTATTGTAAACCATGCAGGACTTTGCTTTGACACATCTTTTGATTTTGTCTGCTATACTTGCTCACTTTGCAGACTTGTTTTAAAAGATATGAATTACCACATGTCAAAATAAAGAGAAGCAgttcatttgactttttttctgtttgttttttatcattacTGTCTTCATTTTTGAATTGGTGCAgccattttgtgtgtttttttctctaataGTTAAACTTGTACGAGGCTGCATACTGGCTGCTGcttatgaaaataaatagtcattttacattatatttcaaAAAACACTAGTTTGTCAAAAACTGATGAACCCAACAATGTGGAAGTTAAAGAGAAACttgaaatacatacatatatatatacacatatatatatatatatatatatatgtatacacacacacactatatatatatatatatatatatatatatatatatatatatatatacatatatatataaaaagcaCACATTTTTAGTTTGTATTGCTCGGATATTCTGATAAATGATGAAACAGTTTTAGCATTCAGTAACAACAGTAGCTGCTGAACGCTAACAACAGAAAACTGCAGTATTTTATTGCTGCTGAAACCTTTTGATTGATGTTTGAATGTGGACAGGAAACCTCAAGAACATGTCTTTCAGAAAACATGATGCAAGAAACCTTCTATGAGAAAATACACTGATGAAGAGAATCTAGCTCAGTGGTGGGGAAGGTGTTTGTGATGTATTTATTGCTATCAGGGTAAATGTGACAGTATGTTGTACATatctaaaacacacataatcTATACATCTAAACACATCATCCCTCATCACCCTCCCATCCAGCAGACCTGCATCCCAGAGCCGGTGTCTGCCATATTGTGGCTGGACTGGCTAGAGGTTTCGGGGGACAGACTGTCGTTTCTGTCTCCCATGCTGCCCGTCACCCCACTGGAGCTCTGAGAGGACGAGCCACCAGTCCTGCTGTGATCCTGAACCTCCTCGCTCTGGTAGCCCTGCACTGACGTCTTTCCTCCTTTATCTTCTCTGTCCTTCCTGTGATACTCCTCTATGCTTGGAGTGTAAATTCTTGAGGTCGACAGTCCATGGTTTTCTTCATAGAGTTCATCCCCGTCCTGAACTGGTCGTGCCTCCCTCCACTCCTGGTGTCTGGAGGTCCAGCTCACAGGCAAAGCTTCAGCATTTTGGCTGGACAAAAGTCTCCTGGAGGGCTCAGGGCTGTCCTTAGGCAACCTACCCAAGAGATACTGCCTGCGCTCCATACAAGGTGTCCGTTCTCCAGTGTACTGTGGTGGCTGGTAGCGGTGCAGGGAAGATGTGTCCTTAGTGGGGGATGAACTTGCTTGCTGTTCAGGGTCTAAGACTGGTGACTGAGAGGCGGCTGACCGATGCAACCTGGCAGGCAGGGCTGGAGACACTGGTGACGAGAGGCCTTTCTGGGGTAAGAGAGGCGAGACACGTCCTGGGCGGGTTTGAGGAgtcagtttgtctgttttcctCCTGTGGTTCCGGACGTCCACCTCCGTAAGCTCAGGGGAGAGTCGCCCATGAAGAGTGGCATAAGGCTGGGATTCTCTTAGGAAAGAACCCCCCATCTTTGGACTCTCAGACCTCAGTGACTCCGCTTGGGAAGGTGTTGGAGAGGGAGTCCGTCTATCTGCAAAAATGGTGGACAGTTTGGCAGCCTCCACAGCTAACTTACAGGCGACCTCAGCATTTGACGGGGAGACGCTTCTCCTGCCGTTAGAGGGGCTGGCTCTGTTACTGCAGCTGGACGGTCTGCACTGAGTGCTGCTGGAAGCGCTGGAATTACTGTTAGCACTGCAGTATGTACTATTTGTAGCATTATGACTGGTGCTGGTCATATTAGCATTATAGCTACTATTGACACTGTGTTGGCTGTTCCCACCAGCTTGGCAGCCAGTCCTGAGCTGGTTGCTGGTGGGGAAAATGCTCGTTGGGATCTTGTGCTGGATGTCTGTGGGTCTCCCTGCAGGTAAAGATGGGTGAAATTTGCTGGACAGCCTGGGGCTCTCGTCCCCAACCCGCGGCCTCTGCTGGCTCTGGGGTTGGCCATGGGAGTGAAGTGTTGAGGCTGGACCCAGTGAGTGGGAGGAATACCCAGTGTGGGCACACAGCTGATCAGAGGCAGGGCTTCTGGGTAATCCGTTCATTGAACTATGACAGATTCCCTTGCCCAGCTCCAGGAACTGGGCCTTGGATGGCAGGGTGAGGGTGCTGCGGGGCAGGACTGGTGACCCTGCCCAGGACCGGCAGCGAGGGTAGTGGTAGTGCCGTGGCAGGGTCGGGCTGCTATTCTCTGGGACATGACCTGCAAATCGGCGCCTAAGTTCTGGGGATCCAAACTCCTCCAAGGCCCTGTGGGTGGCATCTCTGGCTACAGCATCCAGAGCAGTCCTTGGCAGGTAAGGTGAGCCCATTGGGGACTGGTTCTGAGACGCATAAAGGGTCCTGGTGTAAGGTTCAGCCTGCCCTGGCAGACCATTGTACCACATTGGGTCACTCAGCCTCTTCTGTAGGTGGGCAGGCAGCAGCTGATTCTCTGACTCACTTAGGCACACAGAGGTACGACGGCCACTGTGAACATTAGATTTCTCTATGTAGCCGAATGTCACCACAGAGGTCTTCCCCTCCTCACCACCGACCCCCAGGACCTCATAGGACCTGCGGGTGCTGGTAGGAGTGGGGGGTACAGTCAGCCGCCCAGATGGAGTAGAAGATGGGGCAATAAGCTCCCTCTTCTGGTAAGGATCCATGTCAGAAGAAGGGGTGCGTGTCAGTGAGCCATGAGAGCCTAGACTGGTGGTTGCAGGTGCAAGGACCTGGAGTAATTCACCAAAACTATCATGCAACGCATCCTGCTGGTGGAACTGGGTGGGAGAGCCTCTAGCATCAGGATGCTGGAGTTGGAAGCAGACAGGGTGCCTGGAAGAGGACTCTGGGGGCGGTAAGCTGCGGCTCCCAGCCCCCGTTTGGTGCTGTGTGACCGGGGAAAGGTCTGGACTGCAGTTGTGGCTGGAGTGGACAGAGCTCCTCTGGGAGTGAGGGAGGACGTCTGGGCACTGAAGCATCAGGTGACCAGTCCCATCATCTCCTCTTCCTGCCACCTTCCCTTCTTCTGCTGGGACTGACCTCACCTCCACATACAGGTGAACAACTTTACCTGCCTGAGACATGTTGGCACCTGAGTCACCTAAATGTCCTGATCTTCCTTTTTCTGAGGACCTTCACTATCTGCTCAAAGGGTCCTCTTGACCTCCTGAAACCCAATAAAGTGCAGACGTCTTTGATGAGGGTCAGAGGTGGTACTGGAGTTCTGTCCTCCATCTGTTTATCATCTCTTCAACCTGCAGCAGGAAGCAGAAGCAAGAGATAAAGTtattacataaaagtaaaaatcaaatAGTTTATCCCCTATATTCATTTATAACCAACTTCCACTTGCAGTAAAGACAGCAGAGCCAATCTCAGCTTTTTTGCTGTAATACAAAATTTCATCAAGATCTTATAACACACTTCTGTGACACCCTGCTTTCCCATATCACTAAAAAGAAAgtgataaagaaaacaaacaagccaTTACATCATTCACATTGTAAAGTGgtgttaaacaaaaaaataagctGATTATTTATTAGGCCTTATTTATTCTGGAAATCCCATTGACCCGAGAACAGGTTAAAATAAGTCACAATAAGACGCTTCATTCACATCACAATCACAAtacagtcactcacacacattacTTAAAACAGGGGTTCTCAACCTCTTGTGACTTAAGGCCCACttttaattgttaaaaaaaattctgaggACCACCATTCcccaataaatgaaaaaaacacacaacatggcAACGTGGTGGGATGGGTGAGAGGCTGACGTGCAGAGTAGCATTCCAAGTCGCTTTCACTTTGTTCcttgcctttgattttgtgacagtcaCAATGAAAACCCCAGACTCATAAATAGGTGGCGGTGAAAGGCAACAGAAATGTGTTGCTTGTTTTGACAGAGAGGGATACTGACTGGCAGCCAGTATCGTGAATGAAACAAGGTCCActtgtgtgagctgaagcttcagGCTGTTGTCTGCTGATACttccatcagttcattttccagCACAGTGGATAGAGACATGTCTTCTGAAGCAGGATCTACAGAGaaagctaactagctaacagcagcaaaacaccTTTGTCTCTGCCTAATGATGTGTTGTGATTGGTGTGGTGAAATTATGCATCTTAATTTGAcgtttttttatgtaaattctTGAGcatatttagatataaaaataactagCTTTGTAAATGACCAAAAACAAGACTAgatcaaaacctagtatatagCTGGACCGACCTtttatggtcaatgtgtgaaattgtggtcAGTGTGTTACAGAGATAGTCAGTgatagtgtctataatgtgtgAATTCcaggatattaaatgttcatctgtaattttctgtaatcatcccagtaatatttgctggtaaagtgtagtgaagtagcatcacatgacatggttaagctacgtTTGAGTCTAAAAAAGGGTTATAAATGTAGAACTCCTATCTTGGGAtatgtctcttgtttttcactctgcattgagtgatttgtcagagtgatggttatttggGTGCTTTAACTGCATCATCTCCCTAATGGCTGCCTGTTTCCCAGCTAAGGAGGCTGCAGTGAGAAACTTTTGGCAGCATTTTGGGCGCAAATTTAGGAGGCTTATCTTCCACCTGATTACTGCAGTTACAGGCAAACCACGCGCACATGCAGAGCAGCCACCCCACACTTAACTAATATAACAGCTTTTGAGtcgcatgttttacctgcaagactcatgttttaatgctgttgttcatcatttgtgatgtgaaaacgtcaGAGAAGTAAAAAGTTTGCATCCTGATAtaagttcagttataaaatccaaaagCACCATGGACcgtctctcctgattggctgctgacagcgctgccagccagagagtcgatcacactggacggtagaggaggagacgcagAGACGCTGGAACGCGTCTGTTTAAACTAAAGTTTAAccgacttcactgcatttaacagcAGAGCTGAGTGTCAGAGCTCGGAGCAGAAAAACAGTCGCTCTACGTCACACTGCTTCCATCATCTCGTGTTGCCaacagccaatggggaaactccaatACGGCTGGCCAACCAATGAtgaaacttcatcactcactcacagatAACTGTGGTTATAGGGCTGACCCCATTATTGTGGTCTGgccaaaaaacatattttaaacatttggcAGTACCATTGCTGACACGGCCCACTAGATAGCATTCTGAGGCCCACCTGTGGGCCGAGGCCCACTGGTTGAGAATGGCTCCTTTAAGAGGTTCTAAACTAACTGAGGATATTATAGGAGTCCTTCAAGATGTGGATGTCCTCATGGTCATTTATGAGGTTCTGAGGATGTTCTATGAGTTCTCCAGGAGAAAATGGAGAGTCTAGGAACAAAGTATACTAGAAGCCGACCGAGAGGAACAACGGGTGGAAAAGCCAAATGCAGAAACATACACACCGTTCAGAGATGTAGGCCAATTAAACATCCAAGACTGTCAGATCGGGAGGCAACTCTTACCCAAGGATTGGTCCAAAGCAACCACTGTAAGCAGGAACCATGGATGCCAAATGTATCTGTTTATAATGCAAGATCcttaaagttgcaatacacaATTCAGCCACAAGATGTCACACTATTGAACCAACATCTcataccaaaacaataaagttggaaaaaaaagaaagtggtcCCTGAACCCACATCtcacgaaact
This genomic stretch from Thunnus albacares chromosome 14, fThuAlb1.1, whole genome shotgun sequence harbors:
- the psda gene encoding uncharacterized protein psda isoform X2: MSQAGKVVHLYVEVRSVPAEEGKVAGRGDDGTGHLMLQCPDVLPHSQRSSVHSSHNCSPDLSPVTQHQTGAGSRSLPPPESSSRHPVCFQLQHPDARGSPTQFHQQDALHDSFGELLQVLAPATTSLGSHGSLTRTPSSDMDPYQKRELIAPSSTPSGRLTVPPTPTSTRRSYEVLGVGGEEGKTSVVTFGYIEKSNVHSGRRTSVCLSESENQLLPAHLQKRLSDPMWYNGLPGQAEPYTRTLYASQNQSPMGSPYLPRTALDAVARDATHRALEEFGSPELRRRFAGHVPENSSPTLPRHYHYPRCRSWAGSPVLPRSTLTLPSKAQFLELGKGICHSSMNGLPRSPASDQLCAHTGYSSHSLGPASTLHSHGQPQSQQRPRVGDESPRLSSKFHPSLPAGRPTDIQHKIPTSIFPTSNQLRTGCQAGGNSQHSVNSSYNANMTSTSHNATNSTYCSANSNSSASSSTQCRPSSCSNRASPSNGRRSVSPSNAEVACKLAVEAAKLSTIFADRRTPSPTPSQAESLRSESPKMGGSFLRESQPYATLHGRLSPELTEVDVRNHRRKTDKLTPQTRPGRVSPLLPQKGLSSPVSPALPARLHRSAASQSPVLDPEQQASSSPTKDTSSLHRYQPPQYTGERTPCMERRQYLLGRLPKDSPEPSRRLLSSQNAEALPVSWTSRHQEWREARPVQDGDELYEENHGLSTSRIYTPSIEEYHRKDREDKGGKTSVQGYQSEEVQDHSRTGGSSSQSSSGVTGSMGDRNDSLSPETSSQSSHNMADTGSGMQSDGGSAANPSSRSQKIARAKWDFLFGEPTESRCSKDAPSTTPPTSTSPSPTPPSSLHLKPANQRRGWAGEGQRLSHHEVQKIEVELVTSEPRGSSPKTGIIRRTIKYSETDLDAVPLRCYRETDLDEVMRAEAEPAEEAEADSAFGSNRSVLLNSSFSPANASPKPRSGRGKEEKEEEEDQQEEEEEEEEGVVSWASVRMQGDRQRQRATTEEEEVFSLLLKGPLQASSDVHGGLKSPVSVGSPRRPSDSNLDSFSRHFESIMESHRAKGTSYSSLDSVDLLTSGSTSVFTFDLPTLTPEIQSQICESAKQIIELSFAPLARPDPAAPSETSRSEITLSASGAGLRGGSKDDSGPPVRSRSERETWRRSVLKDGFRKASSAPSLHSSNRERPVNRPPELLYPQADVAERLALGGSDDALANGTKADLQAARRLAKRLYGLDGFRKSDVARHLGKNNEFSQMVAEEYLSNFNFSGLTIDQALRMFLRQFALMGETQERERILAHFSRRYMQSNPESETTEDSVHTLTCAVMLLNTDLHGNNVGKRMSSSQFISNLEGLNNGKDFPKDLLKTLYSSIKNEKLQWTIDEEELRKSMSELADVRTDSASHTMKRLGSGGNPLVGVAHQADGELYKNGFLVRKVHADPDGKRTPRGKRGWKSFYAMLKGLVLYLQKDEYRAERELTEEDVKNAVSIHHSLAMRAADYSKRPNVFYLRTADWRVFLFQAPNAEQMQSWITRINVVAAMFSAPPFPAAIGSQKRFSRPLLPGSNTKLSQDEQVKSHESRFRAVSSELADLTASTPDRKVKGRELEEQKLRQEYLEFEKTEDVSLRNSLWTKQLID